ATGATGCGCCGCAGCTGGGCCAGGTGGGCCGGTCGCAGGTAGTGCTGGATGTCGTGGATGGCCTCCTCGGCCAGCTTGCGCAGCGCCTCCGGCTCGACCCTGAGGAACGTTCGCCCGTCGGCCTCGAAGGTGGAGACACCCTCGGAGGTCACCAGCCGATAGGGGGTGGTGTCCTCTCCCATGGGGAGCAGATCGGTGTACGCGAACTCAGGCATCTCGCCCATTCCTCACTAGACAGGCAGCATTCCAAGGCTCGGTTCGCCTCGTGGCTGGCCTCCGTTGGCAGCGCCCACCAGCGTAGAACCTGGCGTCGGCGGTGAGGCTGTGAGGTAAGGCTCAGTTCGACGGGGTGTACCGGCCGTGGCGCATGGAAGGGTTGAGGGCGGACAGGTTTTCCACAGGCCGGTCCGAAGGGTAGTCGCGATCTATCGCGTTTCGGTACGCTGCTGGCGTGGACCTTCACAAGAGCCCCGCCCCGACGGACCGTCAGCCCGTGCCCCCGGCCGAGCTGCGCTGCTCCGACGCCGACCGCGACCGCATCACCGACATCCTGCGCGAGGCCCTGGCCGAGGGCCGCCTCACCGCGGAGGAGCATGCCGAGCGCGTCGAGGGTGTGCTCGGCGCCAAGACGGTCGGCGAGCTGGAGCGGTTCGTCCGAGACCTGCCCGCGGGCCACGCGCGCCGCATCCCGCCGACGTACACACCGGCGCCCAGCCGGCCCACCCCGGGTTCGACACCCATCCAGCCCGACGAGAACGTGGTGGCGGTCTGCAGCAGCGCCGTGCGCAAAGGCCGCTGGCGCCCCGGCCGCCGTATGCACGCGTACGCGATCTTCGGCAGCGTCCTGATCGACCTGAGCGAGGCGATATTCGAGTACCAGCAGGTCGTGATCAAGGCGATCTCGGTCTTCGGCGACGTGACCATCCGCGTCCCGGAGAACGTCTCGCTGCGCGGCACCGGCGGCGGCGTGCTCGGCAACTTCGAGGTCAGCCCGCTGGATTCGGTCGAGCAGGACGCGCCCGTCATCTACGTGGACGGACTGGCCGTACTCGGGAGTGTCGAGGCAAAGCCCAAGCGCGGCAAGCTGGTCGCGGACATCCTCGATCGCGTGTCGGACCGCGTGTCGGGCAAGGTGGACAAGGCTTTGCGCAAACACCTGGACCGTTGACGCTTGTGAATCCGGTCGCGTCCGAAGCGAACCCCTCCCGTCCCTACGGCATGAACAGCCCCTGGAATTCCAGCGGTTCGGAACTCAGTGCATAGGCGCGCGCACAGCGGGTAGGCCTTGCTGCATCGTCTCTCGCTCGCGAAGCCGTCGTCAGGAGTAGACCGTGCTGCAACCGCCGCATTCGTCCTTGCAGGTCGCTGACGTTCCGCAGCAGCGGGTGCCAGTGCGCGACAGGGACCAGGACGCCCCGTGGCACACGGAGGCGGTGTGCCGGCGCGACGAGGCCGGCCTGTTCTTCGCGCCCTCCAAGGAACCCACCGCGGCCCGGCTCTCCCGCGAGGAGGCGGCCAAGCGGGTGTGTGCGCGCTGCCCGGTGATGGTCGAGTGCCGGGAACACGCGCTACTGCAGCCCGAGCCGTACGGCGTCTGGGGCGGCCTCACCGCCGCCGAGCGCCGTGTGGTGCTGGCCCGGCGCCGCCGCAGGGAGATGGAGCTCAAGAAGGCCGCGCGGGGGGCGATAGCCGCGGCGGGCTGAAGCAGGCGCA
The Streptomyces sp. CGMCC 4.7035 DNA segment above includes these coding regions:
- a CDS encoding DUF1707 SHOCT-like domain-containing protein, with translation MDLHKSPAPTDRQPVPPAELRCSDADRDRITDILREALAEGRLTAEEHAERVEGVLGAKTVGELERFVRDLPAGHARRIPPTYTPAPSRPTPGSTPIQPDENVVAVCSSAVRKGRWRPGRRMHAYAIFGSVLIDLSEAIFEYQQVVIKAISVFGDVTIRVPENVSLRGTGGGVLGNFEVSPLDSVEQDAPVIYVDGLAVLGSVEAKPKRGKLVADILDRVSDRVSGKVDKALRKHLDR
- a CDS encoding WhiB family transcriptional regulator yields the protein MLQPPHSSLQVADVPQQRVPVRDRDQDAPWHTEAVCRRDEAGLFFAPSKEPTAARLSREEAAKRVCARCPVMVECREHALLQPEPYGVWGGLTAAERRVVLARRRRREMELKKAARGAIAAAG